From Salvia splendens isolate huo1 chromosome 3, SspV2, whole genome shotgun sequence, a single genomic window includes:
- the LOC121794739 gene encoding methyl-CpG-binding domain-containing protein 9-like, with protein MSFQIDLNEMPISSPREAPDDAAPPASVCVLCRKGVPVGNVPDKVTGELRLEKKCFQCLLRNDSGAAGGEARRFDINAPPPREADDREIVRAAAGRQGIGRGRVQAYVHPSFYSHHVNTRKINPMLDGMVHGLPNTSTVAVDSAHSRFRDALLQKVHSDGRLGTIHEESTFAAWLRASHIPLEFPPASPNVLYLQTLREYIAARSGTLGEGWRVEFEFCDKIYKTSAVYIAPDGSRFKSMEEVAFHFGLSSRYHYLENGNVSAEPASVRSEVKIDSMKKESPAIMTAQNCRQRQKMSMASKNQVFLSSLGVKSCPGTTYNKIVGELGSSEHGGLHDSIHEDFPVQYHDFYLISAGNIDPRPSYHNGNQIWPVGYRCSWHDRITGSLFMCEVSDGGDSGPIFKVKRYPCTMQSIPVGSTILVKKKSTFSKGDDIEGLDDLAAFKMVDDDSISTITLLNEETAPSLEKCLSTSKREEARNPRKDNSSNSNLEVTPQRTVNQVNKAVGLNDMIGEFQVEGRSISSVWENVSQAFLYACREMYKQNGAIKFFCSHDVFKRNNEILDGADSLSRYCYFEGPASIPPLVQSENELNKACEMLSSWLKQDRFGLNEDFVQEILEQLPQVTACSEYEKLKERKQISDLQTVESGFLQVEQKANNASETSKRFLLKLGGTEDTIKRDPCPLGKQLNRRLPSYLMGDALQVWELGWRFLEVLQLGQPFTFQELESELVNPWLDSYPLDSRHETFESGVGGSSSCDKASQSGSASVGRCTGLLLAKILGSLLKLLVTELLSKAAVYVRLNLDAGESKSKRGKKKDLDWLAELRKTKLDMLPFNELTWHEIARRYILAVLSMDGNLDSAEIASRESGRVFHCLQGDGGVLCGSLTGIAAMEGDAMVLADAMKEIFGSLKTKNDIISLCLSESDANGAQTIEVNDGVIPEWAHALEPVRKLPTNVGARIRNCIHDALNKNPPEWAKQELEHAISKEVYKGNASGPTKRAVISVLARVTSENPQQKPAKKENVKIKTNMSDIITKQCRMVLRCAAASDEDKVFCNLLGRIILNPNDNDDEGLLGYPAMVSRPLDFRTIDLRLAAGAYGGSHEAFAEDVREVWRNIQTAYGDRSELIDVAQSLWNKFEDLYEKEVLTLLHKMAKISNVKDSSADALKERDDLLVQVCNNALPRAPWDEGLCKVCGRDKDDDNVLLCDKCDSEYHRYCLDPPLLRIPEGNWYCPSCVSGQSLSCIRTYGSISNQHSKKRNLGEFSCKFLGELSRLAKVMEVKEHWEFTVEERIFFLKFLFDGALNSATVRDHMDHCASQSADLQNKLRSLTSELKILNAKEDMLGLSVEKTNSSLFNIRGDLKSDASSSQHANENISRGNPPEKLAVEQSQHEKIFVEAQPSEGPNLQNEIPIFTQQQQSDQGHTVVLNDAQGSLSTTQVLPGNNFSSSTSDRETELVTPATVSSIHESGGNQCPNQVDMVSPQGNSPKVCAVKDEVSHLLESIANIELKLVELSLRRDFLGRDCSGRVYWAFYYPSARPWIIACGDTASKERPPRDFASIPDSDKWMYYESDTEIEKLVGWLRENNVREKELKESISQFQASKLKDTVYTEDHILKKREISYDGRKTLSADFLATKAKNALEEKYGSCKRFEATAIPQNLVTGASQSGRMYRCQCLEMLWPSKDHCSSCHQSFSTSEELSQHTKENCKASISGSKRSQTAEDTTKRKKARNVASEEKRLTSIGVPQKRSTDEKQIGGRTSLEGYRADRPFNFEEIMTRFIVPSSVKDGVNDIGLIGSGGVPSLLAGQSPYLSDSTLALSLAVTNEASSRPTDLRSRQQNTPPSAAMHSRGFKDSHRSSRSVENGLSDELSIAGRLKTILMSEKDQVTSVKDKSSSVSGLSKSTIIRESSSRPLIGRASEILRFLKISLLDMDAVLPEDALRKSRSGQDRRCAWRAFVKSAKSIYEMVQATIVFEDTIKSEYLQNDWWYWSSPSTAARITTLSALALRIYSLDAAISYGEPLPGTGMEVSEPSCAIDKEVHESPTPKNPANPSSPTLQNTPEPEPDSPENPRTRSRSSKWRRDLS; from the exons AGTACAGGCTTATGTCCACCCTTCTTTCTATAGCCATCATGTGAATACAAGAAAAATAAATCCTATGCTGGATGGTATGGTGCATGGTCTCCCAAATACATCTACCGTTGCAGTAGATTCTGCGCATTCTAGATTTCGCGATGCATTGCTGCAAAAGGTGCATTCTGATGGAAGGTTAGGTACAATTCACGAAGAATCTACATTCGCTGCATGGCTCCGGGCTAGTCATATTCCACTGGAGTTTCCTCCTGCAAGTCCAAATGTGTTGTATCTACAAACCCTTAGAGAATACATTGCTGCAAGATCGGGTACTTTGGGAGAAGGTTGGcgtgttgaatttgaattttgtgacaaaatatataaaacctCTGCTGTTTATATTGCACCTGATGGAAGTAGGTTCAAATCTATGGAAGAAGTTGCTTTCCACTTTGGGCTGTCTTCACGCTACCATTATTTGGAGAATGGTAATGTAAGTGCAGAACCTGCCTCCGTTCGGAGTGAGGTGAAGATTGACTCAATGAAGAAGGAATCCCCTGCGATTATGACCGCTCAAAACTGCAGGCAAAGGCAGAAGATGTCAATGGCCAGCAAGAACCAGGTTTTTTTGTCCAGCTTAGGGGTCAAAAGTTGTCCTGGAACTACTTATAACAAGATTGTAGGAGAATTGGGCTCCTCAGAACATGGTGGTCTTCATGATAGTATCCAT GAGGACTTCCCAGTTCAGTACCATGACTTCTATCTTATTTCAGCTGGCAATATTGATCCACGACCGTCATACCACAATGGAAACCAAATCTGGCCTGTGGGATACAGATGTAGCTGGCATGATAGGATTACTGGGTCTCTTTTTATGTGTGAGGTTTCAGATGGTGGTGATAGTGGCccaattttcaaagttaaaagaTACCCATGCACCATGCAGTCAATACCAGTTGGCTCAACTATCCTTGTTAAGAAGAAATCAACTTTCAGCAAAGGTGATGACATTGAGGGTTTAGATGATTTAGCCGCATTCAAGATGGTTGATGATGATAGTATATCAACAATCACACTGCTAAATGAAGAAACCGCCCCAAGTCTAGAAAAATGTCTCTCTACTTCAAAGAGAGAAGAAGCCCGTAATCCCCGCAAAGATAattcttcaaattcaaatttagaAGTTACACCTCAGAGAACTGTCAATCAGGTAAACAAAGCTGTAGGACTAAATGATATGATTGGGGAATTTCAAGTTGAGGGCAGGTCAATATCATCTGTGTGGGAAAACGTTTCTCAAGCTTTCTTGTATGCTTGCCGTGAGATGTACAAGCAAAATGGTGCAATCAAGTTCTTCTGCAGTCATGATGTGTTCAAAAGGAATAACGAAATCCTTGATGGTGCTGATTCTTTATCAAGGTATTGTTATTTTGAAGGACCTGCTAGTATCCCTCCATTGGTTCAGAGTGAGAATGAGCTTAACAAGGCCTGTGAAATGCTTTCATCATGGTTGAAGCAAGACAGGTTTGGTCTGAATGAAGATTTTGTTCAAGAGATTCTAGAACAGCTTCCTCAAGTCACTGCTTGTTCAGAATATGAAAAACTGAAAGAAAGAAAGCAGATTTCTGACCTACAAACAGTTGAAAGTGGGTTTCTGCAGGTTGAGCAGAAAGCCAACAATGCCTCTGAAACTTCTAAGAGATTTCTGCTAAAACTGGGTGGGACTGAAGATACTATAAAAAGGGACCCCTGCCCTCTAGGCAAGCAACTTAACAGAAGGCTACCATCATATCTGATGGGAGATGCTCTGCAG GTCTGGGAGCTAGGTTGGCGTTTCTTAGAGGTGCTACAGCTTGGGCAGCCTTTCACTTTTCAGGAACTTGAGTCTGAGCTTGTAAATCCTTGGTTAGATAGCTACCCTTTGGATTCAAGGCATGAAACGTTCGAGTCTGGAGTCGGTGGCTCCTCCAGTTGTGACAAGGCTTCTCAAAGTGGATCAGCCTCCGTTGGCAGATGTACTGGTCTTCTTTTGGCTAAGATTCTTGGCTCGCTGCTGAAATTGCTCGTAACTGAGCTGTTGTCAAAAGCAGCAGTATATGTGCGCCTTAATCTTGATGCTGGCGAATCTAAATCCAAGAGAGGCAAGAAAAAGGATTTGGACTGGCTAGCTGAGTTAAGGAAAACCAAACTTGATATGCTTCCTTTTAATGAACTTACATGGCATGAAATTGCTCGTCGATACATTTTAGCTGTGCTGTCCATGGATGGTAATCTTGATTCTGCAGAGATTGCTAGCCGTGAAAGTGGGAGAGTTTTCCATTGCTTACAAGGTGATGGTGGGGTTCTTTGTGGATCTCTAACTGGCATAGCCGCAATGGAGGGAGATGCAATG GTTCTTGCAGATGCTATGAAGGAAATATTTGGTTCATTAAAGactaaaaatgacataataaGTTTATGTTTGTCAGAGTCTGATGCCAATGGTGCTCAAACAATTGAGGTGAATGATGGTGTTATCCCTGAGTGGGCTCACGCGCTTGAACCTGTGAGAAAATTACCCACAAATGTCGGAGCCAGAATCCGAAATTGTATCCACGATGCTTTGAACAAAAATCCCCCAGAATGGGCTAAACAGGAACTGGAACATGCCATAAGCAAGGAAGTATACAAAGGAAATGCATCAGGACCAACCAAG AGAGCTGTTATTTCAGTCCTCGCAAGAGTTACTAGTGAGAATCCACAGCAGAAGCctgctaaaaaagaaaatgttaagATTAAGACCAACATGTCTGATATCATTACTAAACAATGTCGTATGGTGCTTCGGTGTGCTGCCGCTTCAGATGAAGACAAAGTCTTCTGCAACCTGTTAGGAAGAATTATTTTGAACCCAAATGATAATGATGATGAAGGGCTTCTTGGCTATCCTGCAATGGTGTCTCGTCCTTTAGACTTTAGAACTATTGATCTCAGGTTGGCTGCTGGTGCTTATGGTGGATCTCATGAAGCGTTTGCTGAAGATGTTCGGGAG GTTTGGCGCAACATACAAACTGCATATGGTGATCGATCTGAACTGATTGATGTGGCTCAGAGCTTGTGGAATAAGTTTGAAGATTTGTATGAGAAAGAG GTTCTGACCCTTCTCCATAAAATGGCTAAAATTTCCAATGTTAAAGATTCAAGTGCTGATGCTCTGAAGGAAAGAGATGACCTTCTTGTTCAGGTGTGTAATAATGCGCTCCCTAGAGCTCCTTGGGATGAGGGACTGTGTAAAGTATGCGGCAGGGACAAGGATGATGACAATGTCCTTTTGTGTGATAAATGTGATTCTGAGTATCATAGATATTGCTTGGATCCTCCACTTTTAAGAATTCCAGAAGGAAACTGGTATTGCCCCTCCTGCGTTAGTGGCCAATCTCTTTCTTGCATTAGAACCTATGGGTCAATATCAAATCAGCACAGTAAAAAAAGAAATCTTGGAGAATTCTCGTGCAAATTTCTGGGAGAACTGTCCAGATTAGCAAAAGTGATGGAGGTGAAAGAACATTGGGAATTCACGGTCGAGGAG AGAATATTCTTCCTGAAGTTCTTGTTTGATGGGGCACTGAACTCTGCTACTGTCCGGGATCATATGGATCACTGTGCCTCTCAATCTGCTGATTTGCAGAATAAACTGCGTTCTCTCACTTCTGAACTGAAAATTCTCAATGCTAAGGAAGATATGCTTGGTTTAAGCGTTGAGAAAACAAATTCTAGTTTATTCAACATACGTGGAGATCTCAAATCAGATGCATCGTCTTCCCAGCACGCTAACGAAAATATCTCAAGAGGAAATCCACCTGAAAAG CTTGCAGTGGAGCAAAGTCAACATGAGAAGATCTTTGTCGAAGCCCAACCATCAGAAGGACCTAACTTGCAAAATGAGATACCCATTTTCACTCAGCAGCAGCAAAGCGACCAAGGGCATACCGTTGTTCTGAATGATGCACAGGGTTCCCTCTCTACCACTCAGGTGCTACCTGGTAATAATTTCTCCAGCTCCACCTCTGATCGTGAGACAGAACTTGTGACACCTGCAACTGTGAGTTCAATTCACGAATCTGGGGGCAATCAATGCCCCAACCAAGTTGATATGGTTTCTCCACAAGGCAACAGCCCCAAGGTTTGCgctgttaaggatgaagtttcTCATTTGCTGGAGTCAATTGCTAACATAGAGCTGAAACTTGTCGAGTTATCTCTTCGGCGGGATTTCCTGGGGAGAGATTGTAGTGGCAGAGTATACTGGGCCTTTTACTATCCTAGTGCTCGGCCATGGATAATAGCTTGTGGCGATACAGCATCCAAAGAGAGGCCTCCCAGAGATTTTGCCAGTATTCCTGATTCTGACAAGTGGATGTATTATGAATCTGATACTGAAATTGAGAAACTGGTAGGATGGCTGAGAGAGAATAATGTCAGGGAGAAAGAATTGAAGGAGTCCATTTCACAGTTTCAAGCCAGCAAACTGAAAGATACTGTGTATACAGAAGATCATATCcttaaaaaaagagaaataagcTATGATGGAAGAAAAACTTTATCAGCCGATTTTTTGGCTACAAAGGCTAAAAATGCTTTGGAGGAAAAATATGGTTCCTGCAAAAGGTTTGAGGCAACAGCTATTCCTCAGAATCTTGTTACGGGAGCAAGTCAGAGTGGCAGAATGTATAGATGTCAATGCCTAGAGATGTTGTGGCCTTCTAAAGACCATTGCAGTTCTTGTCATCAGAGTTTTTCTACCTCTGAGGAACTAAGCCAACATACTAAAGAAAACTGTAAAGCTTCTATATCTGGCTCTAAGCGAAGCCAAACAGCTGAAGATACCACCAAACGCAAGAAGGCAAGAAATGTGGCTTCTGAGGAAAAACGCCTCACTAGTATTGGCGTACCTCAAAAAAGATCAACAGATGAGAAACAAATTGGTGGACGTACTTCTCTGGAAGGCTACCGTGCTGATCGCCCCTTTAATTTTGAGGAGATTATGACAAGGTTCATTGTTCCCAGCTCAGTTAAGGATGGGGTGAATGACATAGGACTTATTGGCAGTGGTGGTGTCCCGTCCCTGTTGGCAGGCCAGTCTCCCTATCTAAGTGATTCCACACTAGCATTGAGCCTTGCAGTAACAAATGAGGCCAGTTCAAGGCCTACTGATTTGAGAAGCAGACAACAGAATACTCCACCCAGTGCGGCGATGCACAGCAGGGGCTTTAAAGATTCACATAGGTCATCAAGATCTGTAGAAAATGGCCTATCTGATGAACTATCTATTGCTGGCAGATTGAAAACCATACTGATGAGTGAGAAGGATCAAGTTACTTCAGTGAAGGACAAAAGTTCATCAGTATCTGGGTTGTCAAAAAGCACTATAATTCGCGAATCTTCATCAAGACCATTAATAGGCAGAGCTTCTGAAATTTTGAGATTTCTTAAGATTAGTCTACTTGATATGGATGCTGTTCTACCAGAAGATGCTCTTAGAAAATCAAGGTCAGGTCAAGATCGAAGATGTGCATGGCGTGCATTTGTTAAATCTGCAAAATCAATCTATGAG ATGGTACAGGCTACAATCGTATTTGAGGACACAATTAAAAGTGAGTACTTACAAAATGATTGGTGGTATTGGTCATCACCTTCAACTGCTGCTAGAATCACTACTCTCTCAGCTCTTGCTTTGCGCATCTACTCTCTAGATGCAGCCATCTCTTACGGGGAGCCCCTGCCCGGCACTGGAATGGAGGTCTCAGAGCCAAGTTGTGCAATAGATAAGGAAGTTCATGAAAGTCCAACTCCAAAGAATCCTGCAAATCCTAGCAGCCCAACGCTGCAGAATACACCTGAGCCAGAGCCAGATTCTCCTGAGAATCCAAGAACTAGGAGTAGATCTAGCAAGTGGAGGAGGGATCTGAGCTGA